One region of Esox lucius isolate fEsoLuc1 chromosome 17, fEsoLuc1.pri, whole genome shotgun sequence genomic DNA includes:
- the tns2b gene encoding tensin-2 isoform X4 — MGCVHSTHRRSAKRRSPEPQGPPKILLHNVEILQLAELGREAGSHVFAEKSFRDKPPCEVCGQSIYIPGSFCRECKTAVHTKCKAMLTSTCVPGLNLQGSTKSLSNKKRGSLIRSKSVERVMDRVMARHYDFDLTYITERIISVFFLPDLEEQRYRGNLQEVATMLKSKHQDKFLLLNLSEKRHDITRLNPKVEDFGWPDLHAPPLDKICAMCKAMETWLTSDPSNVVVLHCKGNKGKTGVIVAAYMHYSKISAGVDQALTTLAMRKFCEDKVSSSLQPSQNRYIYYFGGLLSGTIKMNSSPQFLHQVLIPCLPNFQPAGGGFYPFLKIYQSLQLVYTSGIYNPQGSRARKLCVTLEPALMLKGDIMVKCYHRCPHGSEREAVFRLQFHTCTIHGAQLWFGKGELDLAHTDDRFPPDATVEFIFSYSPDQLKGREYRKNDPSVTVDYNTSDPVVRWDSYENFNLHHQDSTEDISHTRGPLDGSLYAQVKKRRGPGTVRASGVSPNGCPPSSPAAQPPPQAQPSFSPHAGHSSAPCEYPEAPFARPLSHPDGEKEETDRPRQEAESVARERARVRQRERETAILGDGDCFPGGGLRREQRSCCVGPDSGQRCGEAAGWARAPCLVSGHCVERCSNPKSRTLPALPSQQPPHTRPLSPRLDLCHRHSAHPLPELPWEHSPPPSQCLLRPCCSYLTPEHAHPHAHTLPAANRLVCGGEEFQLYHYPGHVPHLSHQTMASNPYKKIYFRPTAPPPGSCQCRDCTCRREHQSASARAQPLCQDGPESPLWAREAGFRQGPRQSWEAEKIWEAEREAEFWQQRSGGGGMSPYRGCNSPLVQGQGHDPSAFLMDPKLSGYPSPQPVPESPRGSSGYHTPQPPQPSCPCSPQQRPSPTESHGSRGYISGHQSGSASPLPSGGPNPGAFPTKPPRNQQRADGHTGAAELVPNSWVMEDSSSQGSWGQAEVEGQPTCPTPSSDCDPGYTAITGIPVHSADGSEKKPHAEELFDANAGASTQCPNDEPPVPSHGPQQTEPPACEPPASTPTPLDPNADPVNDSSRRESEVVSHEGINSATTAQSQGGEPSPKGPGETQSEQVTPGDSQPVEAMRGGVDVELKVVEDVTEELGNSETSSPAVPSPRPLYVPVQVQLNGNALPGGSHQSERGSGASRSPSAAPRSAPALPHLFLGTPQRHPSPQHSPLATDPAGRRLEAASAGDPKPPSPVSDGYNTPTFPLASHYYPLLNVPHVPYSGYTAITIPAAQPPLPEKRRLSSMPGSPSSSQSLLRASMGAVGPVGLPPQSSPLHVSFSPSAESGELPPPLRRGLTPPGPREDVVETGVVNAKFVQDSSKFWYKPGISRDQAIAVLKDREPGSFLIRDSNSFQGAYGLALKVASHPSNDANHPGCNVDPQEQLVRHFLIETGSRGVKIKGCQNESYFGSLSALVYQHSITPISLPCVLRIPEKDPVGELQELQSTSNTSTAAVLLQQGAACNVLYLNSVETESLTGPQAVSKATRCTLTQDPPPTATVVHFKVSTQGITLTDSQRRLFFRRHYPISSVTFSSLDPKDQRVFGFVARRTGSVSENVCHLFAEMDPDQPAVAIVNFINKVMLGPQQLRR; from the exons ATGGGGTGCGTTCACAGTACCCATCGCCGCAGCGCAAAGAGACGCTCTCCAGAACCCCAGGGACCCCCGAAAATATTGCTTCACAATGTTGAAATCCTGCAGCTAGCTGAG CTTGGTCGAGAGGCTGGGTCCCATGTCTTCGCAGAGAAGAGCTTCAGGGATAAACCGCCCTGTGAAGTGTGTGGACAAAGCATTTACATCCCCGGGTCCTTCTGCAGGG AGTGCAAAACAGCTGTACACACGAAATGCAAAGCCATG CTGACATCCACCTGTGTCCCAGGCCTAAACCTG CAGGGCTCCACCAAATCCCTGTCCAATAAGAAAAGGGGCTCCCTTATCAG gAGCAAGAGTGTGGAGCGTGTGATGGACAGAGTAATGGCTAGGCACTATGACTTTGACCTCACCTACATCACAGAGAGGATCATTTCTGTCTTCTTCTTGCCTGACCTGGAAGAACAACGTTACCGCGGCAACCTACAGGAAGTGGCCACTATGCTCAAGTCCAAACACCAAGACAAGTTCCTG CTCCTAAACCTGTCCGAAAAGCGTCATGACATCACAAGACTCAACCCAAAG GTTGAAGACTTTGGTTGGCCCGACCTGCACGCCCCTCCACTGGACAAGATCTGTGCCATGTGTAAAGCCATGGAGACCtggctgacctctgaccctagCAACGTGGTCGTCCTGCACTGCAAG ggaAACAAAGGGAAAACTGGGGTAATTGTTGCTGCCTATATGCACTACAGCAAGATATCTGCGgg GGTGGACCAAGCCCTGACCACTCTGGCCATGAGGAAATTCTGTGAAGATAAAGTCTCCTCCTCACTACAACCCTCTCAGAACAG gtACATATACTATTTTGGGGGTCTGTTGTCAGGGACGATCAAGATGAACAGCAGCCCTCAGTTCCTTCACCAGGTCCTGATTCCCTGCTTGCCCAACTTCCAGCCCGCTGGAGGAG GTTTCTATCCTTTCCTGAAGATCTACCAGTCTTTACAGCTGGTCTACACCTCGGGCATATA CAACCCCCAGGGCTCCAGGGCCAGAAAGCTGTGTGTCACATTGGAGCCGGCGCTTATGCTGAAGGGAGACATCATG GTGAAATGCTATCACCGGTGCCCGCACGGCTCAGAGAGGGAGGCCGTGTTCAGGCTGCAGTTTCACACCTGTACGATCCATGGAGCCCAGCTGTGGTTCGGCAAGGGGGAGCTGGACCTGGCCCACACAG ATGACCGTTTCCCACCAGATGCTACGGTGGAGTTTATCTTCTCCTACAGCCCAGACCAACTGAAAG GGCGAGAGTACCGCAAGAATGACCCTTCTGTTACCGTGGACTACAACACATCAGATCCTGTCGTGCGCTGGGACTCCTACGAGAACTTCAACCTGCACCACCAGGACAGCACTGAGG ACATCTCCCACACACGGGGCCCCCTGGATGGGAGCCTGTATGCCCAGGTGAAGAAGCGCCGGGGGCCCGGCACTGTCAGGGCCTCTGGGGTCTCTCCCAATGGATGCCCCCCCAGCAGCCCCGCAGCCCAGCCACCTCCACAGGCCCAGCCCAGCTTCAGTCCGCACGCTGGACATTCCTCAGCTCCCTGTGAATACCCAGAGGCCCCTTTTGCCCGTCCCTTGTCCCACCCGGacggagagaaggaggagacgGACCGCCCCCGCCAGGAGGCGGAGAGTGTGGCGAGGGAAAGGGCacgggtgagacagagagagagggagaccgcCATTTTGGGCGACGGAGACTGTTTTCCGGGCGGGGGGTTGAGGCGGGAACAGCGCTCCTGTTGCGTTGGCCCTGACTCCGGCCAGAGGTGTGGTGAGGCGGCGGGCTGGGCGAGGGCGCCGTGCCTCGTGAGCGGACACTGTGTGGAACGTTGTAGCAACCCCAAGAGCAGAACGCTTCCTGCCTTACCCTCTCAGCAGCCGCCGCACACGCGCCCTCTCTCACCCCGCCTGGACTTGTGCCATCGCCATAGCGCCCACCCCCTGCCTGAGTTGCCGTGGGAACACAGCCCGCCCCCATCACAATGTCTCCTTCGCCCCTGCTGTTCGTACCTCACCCCTGAACACGCCCACCCACACGCCCACACTCTACCGGCCGCAAATAGGCTTGTCTGTGGTGGGGAGGAGTTTCAACTCTATCACTACCCTGGCCACGTCCCTCACCTCTCACATCAGACCATGGCCTCCAATCCATATAAGAAGATTTATTTCAGGCCAACTGCTCCTCCCCCTGGTAGCTGCCAATGTCGGGACTGCACCTGCAGGCGAGAGCACCAATCAGCTTCGGCCAGAGCCCAACCGCTGTGCCAGGACGGACCAGAGAGCCCACTCTGGGCCAGGGAGGCAGGGTTTAGGCAGGGGCCTCGACAGAGCTGGGAGGCAGAGAAGATATgggaggcggagagggaggcagagttCTGGCAACAGAGGTCAGGGGGAGGAGGGATGTCACCCTACAGAGGCTGTAATTCCCCTTTGGTTCAAGGTCAGGGTCATGAcccttctgcttttctgatggacCCTAAGCTCTCGGGGTACCCCAGCCCCCAACCCGTCCCGGAAAGCCCTCGTGGCAGCAGTGGGTACcacaccccccaacccccccagcCCTCCTGCCCCTGCTCGCCCCAGCAGAGGCCCTCGCCCACAGAGAGCCATGGAAGCCGCGGGTACATCTCAGGGCATCAGTCCGGCTCTGCCTCACCCCTGCCCTCTGGCGGCCCAAACCCAGGTGCCTTTCCCACAAAACCGCCCCGGAACCAGCAGCGGGCTGACGGACACACTG GTGCGGCCGAGTTGGTTCCCAACAGTTGGGTTATGGAGGACTCTTCCTCCCAGGGGTCCTGGGGGCAGGCAGAGGTCGAAGGACAGCCCACTTGCCCCACGCCTTCATCAGACTGTGATCCAGGCTACACAGCCATCACTGGCATCCCTGTACACAGTGCAGACGG TAGTGAGAAGAAGCCACATGCGGAGGAGTTGTTTGATGCCAACGCCGGAGCTTCCACCCAATGTCCTAATGACGAGCCCCCGGTGCCGAGTCACGGGCCGCAGCAGACAGAGCCCCCAGCCTGTGAGCCCCCagcctccacccccacccctctgGACCCTAACGCTGACCCCGTTAACGACAGTAGCAGAAGGGAGAGCGAAGTGGTTTCGCATGAAGGCATAAACTCCGCGACGACAGCGCAAAGCCAAGGCGGTGAGCCCTCTCCTAAAGGGCCCGGGGAGACGCAGAGTGAACAAGTGACCCCCGGCGACTCACAGCCAGTAGAGGCCATGAGGGGAGGGGTGGATGTGGAACTGAAGGTGGTGGAGGATGTGACGGAGGAGCTGGGTAACAGTGAGACATCCAGTCCGGCCGTCCCGAGTCCAAGGCCTTTGTACGTTCCCGTCCAGGTGCAACTCAATGGAAATGCCCTGCCCGGCGGCTCCCACCAATCAGAGAGAGGCAGCGGTGCATCCCGGAGCCCTAGCGCCGCCCCCAGGTCAGCTCCCGCCTTGCCACACCTCTTCCTTGGCACGCCTCAGCGCCACCCATCCCCTCAGCACTCTCCACTGGCCACGGACCCGGCTGGGCGGAGACTGGAGGCCGCTAGTGCCGGAGACCCCAAACCCCCGTCCCCTGTCTCGGACGGGTACAACACGCCCACCTTTCCCCTGGCGTCACACTACTACCCCCTACTCAACGTCCCCCACGTCCCGTACTCTGGCTACACTGCGATCACGATCCCAGCCGCCCAGCCCCCGCTCCCTGAGAAGAGGCGTCTGTCCTCCATGCCGGGGTCCCCAAGCAGCTCTCAGTCTCTTCTCAGGGCCTCCATGGGTGCTGTGGGACCCGTGGGTCTCCCTCCCCAATCCAGCCCCCTCCACGTTAGCTTCTCCCCGTCGGCGGAGTCGGGAGAGCTCCCCCCTCCGCTCAGACGTGGACTGACGCCCCCTGGTCCCAGAGAGGACGTGGTGGAGACCGGCGTGGTCAATGCCAAGTTCGTCCAGGACAGCTCTAAGTTCTGGTACAAGCCCGGCATCTCCAGAGACCAGG CCATCGCCGTGCTCAAGGACAGGGAGCCGGGCTCCTTCCTGATCAGGGACAGTAACTCCTTCCAGGGGGCGTACGGTCTGGCTCTCAAGGTGGCCAGCCATCCTTCGAACGACGCCAACCACCCTGGATGTAACG TGGATCCCCAGGAGCAGCTGGTCAGGCACTTCCTCATAGAGACAGGCTCACGCGGGGTTAAGATAAAAGGTTGTCAGAACGAGTCCTATTTCG GAAGTTTGTCTGCCTTGGTGTaccagcactccatcactcccATCTCTCTGCCTTGTGTCCTGCGCATCCCGGAGAAAG ATCCGGTCGGAGAGCTGCAGGAACTGCAGAGTACCAGCAACACCAGCACTGCAGCAGTCCTCCTCCAGCAAGGCGCAG CTTGTAATGTTCTCTACCTAAACTCCGTGGAGACAGAGTCCCTTACGGGGCCTCAGGCTGTCTCCAAGGCGACCAGATGCACTTTAACCCAGGACCCTCCACCCACGGCCACAGTGGTCCACTTTAAAGTGTCCACACAGGGCATCACGCTGACCGACAGCCAAAGGAG ATTGTTCTTCCGGAGACACTACCCGATCAGCAGCGTGACGTTCAGCAGCTTAGACCCCAAGGATCAGAG GGTGTTTGGTTTCGTGGCCAGACGGACGGGCAGCGTGTCGGAGAACGTGTGCCACTTATTTGCAGAGATGGATCCAGATCAGCCGGCAGTAGCCATCGTCAacttcatcaacaaggtcatgCTGGGACCCCAGCAGCTACGCAGATGA
- the tns2b gene encoding tensin-2 isoform X1: MGCVHSTHRRSAKRRSPEPQGPPKILLHNVEILQLAELGREAGSHVFAEKSFRDKPPCEVCGQSIYIPGSFCRECKTAVHTKCKAMLTSTCVPGLNLQGSTKSLSNKKRGSLIRSKSVERVMDRVMARHYDFDLTYITERIISVFFLPDLEEQRYRGNLQEVATMLKSKHQDKFLLLNLSEKRHDITRLNPKVEDFGWPDLHAPPLDKICAMCKAMETWLTSDPSNVVVLHCKGNKGKTGVIVAAYMHYSKISAGVDQALTTLAMRKFCEDKVSSSLQPSQNRYIYYFGGLLSGTIKMNSSPQFLHQVLIPCLPNFQPAGGGFYPFLKIYQSLQLVYTSGIYNPQGSRARKLCVTLEPALMLKGDIMVKCYHRCPHGSEREAVFRLQFHTCTIHGAQLWFGKGELDLAHTDDRFPPDATVEFIFSYSPDQLKGREYRKNDPSVTVDYNTSDPVVRWDSYENFNLHHQDSTEDISHTRGPLDGSLYAQVKKRRGPGTVRASGVSPNGCPPSSPAAQPPPQAQPSFSPHAGHSSAPCEYPEAPFARPLSHPDGEKEETDRPRQEAESVARERARVRQRERETAILGDGDCFPGGGLRREQRSCCVGPDSGQRCGEAAGWARAPCLVSGHCVERCSNPKSRTLPALPSQQPPHTRPLSPRLDLCHRHSAHPLPELPWEHSPPPSQCLLRPCCSYLTPEHAHPHAHTLPAANRLVCGGEEFQLYHYPGHVPHLSHQTMASNPYKKIYFRPTAPPPGSCQCRDCTCRREHQSASARAQPLCQDGPESPLWAREAGFRQGPRQSWEAEKIWEAEREAEFWQQRSGGGGMSPYRGCNSPLVQGQGHDPSAFLMDPKLSGYPSPQPVPESPRGSSGYHTPQPPQPSCPCSPQQRPSPTESHGSRGYISGHQSGSASPLPSGGPNPGAFPTKPPRNQQRADGHTGAAELVPNSWVMEDSSSQGSWGQAEVEGQPTCPTPSSDCDPGYTAITGIPVHSADGSEKKPHAEELFDANAGASTQCPNDEPPVPSHGPQQTEPPACEPPASTPTPLDPNADPVNDSSRRESEVVSHEGINSATTAQSQGGEPSPKGPGETQSEQVTPGDSQPVEAMRGGVDVELKVVEDVTEELGNSETSSPAVPSPRPLYVPVQVQLNGNALPGGSHQSERGSGASRSPSAAPRSAPALPHLFLGTPQRHPSPQHSPLATDPAGRRLEAASAGDPKPPSPVSDGYNTPTFPLASHYYPLLNVPHVPYSGYTAITIPAAQPPLPEKRRLSSMPGSPSSSQSLLRASMGAVGPVGLPPQSSPLHVSFSPSAESGELPPPLRRGLTPPGPREDVVETGVVNAKFVQDSSKFWYKPGISRDQAIAVLKDREPGSFLIRDSNSFQGAYGLALKVASHPSNDANHPGCNVDPQEQLVRHFLIETGSRGVKIKGCQNESYFGSLSALVYQHSITPISLPCVLRIPEKDPVGELQELQSTSNTSTAAVLLQQGAACNVLYLNSVETESLTGPQAVSKATRCTLTQDPPPTATVVHFKVSTQGITLTDSQRRLFFRRHYPISSVTFSSLDPKDQRWTNSDNKSSKVFGFVARRTGSVSENVCHLFAEMDPDQPAVAIVNFINKVMLGPQQLRR, from the exons ATGGGGTGCGTTCACAGTACCCATCGCCGCAGCGCAAAGAGACGCTCTCCAGAACCCCAGGGACCCCCGAAAATATTGCTTCACAATGTTGAAATCCTGCAGCTAGCTGAG CTTGGTCGAGAGGCTGGGTCCCATGTCTTCGCAGAGAAGAGCTTCAGGGATAAACCGCCCTGTGAAGTGTGTGGACAAAGCATTTACATCCCCGGGTCCTTCTGCAGGG AGTGCAAAACAGCTGTACACACGAAATGCAAAGCCATG CTGACATCCACCTGTGTCCCAGGCCTAAACCTG CAGGGCTCCACCAAATCCCTGTCCAATAAGAAAAGGGGCTCCCTTATCAG gAGCAAGAGTGTGGAGCGTGTGATGGACAGAGTAATGGCTAGGCACTATGACTTTGACCTCACCTACATCACAGAGAGGATCATTTCTGTCTTCTTCTTGCCTGACCTGGAAGAACAACGTTACCGCGGCAACCTACAGGAAGTGGCCACTATGCTCAAGTCCAAACACCAAGACAAGTTCCTG CTCCTAAACCTGTCCGAAAAGCGTCATGACATCACAAGACTCAACCCAAAG GTTGAAGACTTTGGTTGGCCCGACCTGCACGCCCCTCCACTGGACAAGATCTGTGCCATGTGTAAAGCCATGGAGACCtggctgacctctgaccctagCAACGTGGTCGTCCTGCACTGCAAG ggaAACAAAGGGAAAACTGGGGTAATTGTTGCTGCCTATATGCACTACAGCAAGATATCTGCGgg GGTGGACCAAGCCCTGACCACTCTGGCCATGAGGAAATTCTGTGAAGATAAAGTCTCCTCCTCACTACAACCCTCTCAGAACAG gtACATATACTATTTTGGGGGTCTGTTGTCAGGGACGATCAAGATGAACAGCAGCCCTCAGTTCCTTCACCAGGTCCTGATTCCCTGCTTGCCCAACTTCCAGCCCGCTGGAGGAG GTTTCTATCCTTTCCTGAAGATCTACCAGTCTTTACAGCTGGTCTACACCTCGGGCATATA CAACCCCCAGGGCTCCAGGGCCAGAAAGCTGTGTGTCACATTGGAGCCGGCGCTTATGCTGAAGGGAGACATCATG GTGAAATGCTATCACCGGTGCCCGCACGGCTCAGAGAGGGAGGCCGTGTTCAGGCTGCAGTTTCACACCTGTACGATCCATGGAGCCCAGCTGTGGTTCGGCAAGGGGGAGCTGGACCTGGCCCACACAG ATGACCGTTTCCCACCAGATGCTACGGTGGAGTTTATCTTCTCCTACAGCCCAGACCAACTGAAAG GGCGAGAGTACCGCAAGAATGACCCTTCTGTTACCGTGGACTACAACACATCAGATCCTGTCGTGCGCTGGGACTCCTACGAGAACTTCAACCTGCACCACCAGGACAGCACTGAGG ACATCTCCCACACACGGGGCCCCCTGGATGGGAGCCTGTATGCCCAGGTGAAGAAGCGCCGGGGGCCCGGCACTGTCAGGGCCTCTGGGGTCTCTCCCAATGGATGCCCCCCCAGCAGCCCCGCAGCCCAGCCACCTCCACAGGCCCAGCCCAGCTTCAGTCCGCACGCTGGACATTCCTCAGCTCCCTGTGAATACCCAGAGGCCCCTTTTGCCCGTCCCTTGTCCCACCCGGacggagagaaggaggagacgGACCGCCCCCGCCAGGAGGCGGAGAGTGTGGCGAGGGAAAGGGCacgggtgagacagagagagagggagaccgcCATTTTGGGCGACGGAGACTGTTTTCCGGGCGGGGGGTTGAGGCGGGAACAGCGCTCCTGTTGCGTTGGCCCTGACTCCGGCCAGAGGTGTGGTGAGGCGGCGGGCTGGGCGAGGGCGCCGTGCCTCGTGAGCGGACACTGTGTGGAACGTTGTAGCAACCCCAAGAGCAGAACGCTTCCTGCCTTACCCTCTCAGCAGCCGCCGCACACGCGCCCTCTCTCACCCCGCCTGGACTTGTGCCATCGCCATAGCGCCCACCCCCTGCCTGAGTTGCCGTGGGAACACAGCCCGCCCCCATCACAATGTCTCCTTCGCCCCTGCTGTTCGTACCTCACCCCTGAACACGCCCACCCACACGCCCACACTCTACCGGCCGCAAATAGGCTTGTCTGTGGTGGGGAGGAGTTTCAACTCTATCACTACCCTGGCCACGTCCCTCACCTCTCACATCAGACCATGGCCTCCAATCCATATAAGAAGATTTATTTCAGGCCAACTGCTCCTCCCCCTGGTAGCTGCCAATGTCGGGACTGCACCTGCAGGCGAGAGCACCAATCAGCTTCGGCCAGAGCCCAACCGCTGTGCCAGGACGGACCAGAGAGCCCACTCTGGGCCAGGGAGGCAGGGTTTAGGCAGGGGCCTCGACAGAGCTGGGAGGCAGAGAAGATATgggaggcggagagggaggcagagttCTGGCAACAGAGGTCAGGGGGAGGAGGGATGTCACCCTACAGAGGCTGTAATTCCCCTTTGGTTCAAGGTCAGGGTCATGAcccttctgcttttctgatggacCCTAAGCTCTCGGGGTACCCCAGCCCCCAACCCGTCCCGGAAAGCCCTCGTGGCAGCAGTGGGTACcacaccccccaacccccccagcCCTCCTGCCCCTGCTCGCCCCAGCAGAGGCCCTCGCCCACAGAGAGCCATGGAAGCCGCGGGTACATCTCAGGGCATCAGTCCGGCTCTGCCTCACCCCTGCCCTCTGGCGGCCCAAACCCAGGTGCCTTTCCCACAAAACCGCCCCGGAACCAGCAGCGGGCTGACGGACACACTG GTGCGGCCGAGTTGGTTCCCAACAGTTGGGTTATGGAGGACTCTTCCTCCCAGGGGTCCTGGGGGCAGGCAGAGGTCGAAGGACAGCCCACTTGCCCCACGCCTTCATCAGACTGTGATCCAGGCTACACAGCCATCACTGGCATCCCTGTACACAGTGCAGACGG TAGTGAGAAGAAGCCACATGCGGAGGAGTTGTTTGATGCCAACGCCGGAGCTTCCACCCAATGTCCTAATGACGAGCCCCCGGTGCCGAGTCACGGGCCGCAGCAGACAGAGCCCCCAGCCTGTGAGCCCCCagcctccacccccacccctctgGACCCTAACGCTGACCCCGTTAACGACAGTAGCAGAAGGGAGAGCGAAGTGGTTTCGCATGAAGGCATAAACTCCGCGACGACAGCGCAAAGCCAAGGCGGTGAGCCCTCTCCTAAAGGGCCCGGGGAGACGCAGAGTGAACAAGTGACCCCCGGCGACTCACAGCCAGTAGAGGCCATGAGGGGAGGGGTGGATGTGGAACTGAAGGTGGTGGAGGATGTGACGGAGGAGCTGGGTAACAGTGAGACATCCAGTCCGGCCGTCCCGAGTCCAAGGCCTTTGTACGTTCCCGTCCAGGTGCAACTCAATGGAAATGCCCTGCCCGGCGGCTCCCACCAATCAGAGAGAGGCAGCGGTGCATCCCGGAGCCCTAGCGCCGCCCCCAGGTCAGCTCCCGCCTTGCCACACCTCTTCCTTGGCACGCCTCAGCGCCACCCATCCCCTCAGCACTCTCCACTGGCCACGGACCCGGCTGGGCGGAGACTGGAGGCCGCTAGTGCCGGAGACCCCAAACCCCCGTCCCCTGTCTCGGACGGGTACAACACGCCCACCTTTCCCCTGGCGTCACACTACTACCCCCTACTCAACGTCCCCCACGTCCCGTACTCTGGCTACACTGCGATCACGATCCCAGCCGCCCAGCCCCCGCTCCCTGAGAAGAGGCGTCTGTCCTCCATGCCGGGGTCCCCAAGCAGCTCTCAGTCTCTTCTCAGGGCCTCCATGGGTGCTGTGGGACCCGTGGGTCTCCCTCCCCAATCCAGCCCCCTCCACGTTAGCTTCTCCCCGTCGGCGGAGTCGGGAGAGCTCCCCCCTCCGCTCAGACGTGGACTGACGCCCCCTGGTCCCAGAGAGGACGTGGTGGAGACCGGCGTGGTCAATGCCAAGTTCGTCCAGGACAGCTCTAAGTTCTGGTACAAGCCCGGCATCTCCAGAGACCAGG CCATCGCCGTGCTCAAGGACAGGGAGCCGGGCTCCTTCCTGATCAGGGACAGTAACTCCTTCCAGGGGGCGTACGGTCTGGCTCTCAAGGTGGCCAGCCATCCTTCGAACGACGCCAACCACCCTGGATGTAACG TGGATCCCCAGGAGCAGCTGGTCAGGCACTTCCTCATAGAGACAGGCTCACGCGGGGTTAAGATAAAAGGTTGTCAGAACGAGTCCTATTTCG GAAGTTTGTCTGCCTTGGTGTaccagcactccatcactcccATCTCTCTGCCTTGTGTCCTGCGCATCCCGGAGAAAG ATCCGGTCGGAGAGCTGCAGGAACTGCAGAGTACCAGCAACACCAGCACTGCAGCAGTCCTCCTCCAGCAAGGCGCAG CTTGTAATGTTCTCTACCTAAACTCCGTGGAGACAGAGTCCCTTACGGGGCCTCAGGCTGTCTCCAAGGCGACCAGATGCACTTTAACCCAGGACCCTCCACCCACGGCCACAGTGGTCCACTTTAAAGTGTCCACACAGGGCATCACGCTGACCGACAGCCAAAGGAG ATTGTTCTTCCGGAGACACTACCCGATCAGCAGCGTGACGTTCAGCAGCTTAGACCCCAAGGATCAGAG GTGGACTAATTCAGATAACAAGTCAAGCAA GGTGTTTGGTTTCGTGGCCAGACGGACGGGCAGCGTGTCGGAGAACGTGTGCCACTTATTTGCAGAGATGGATCCAGATCAGCCGGCAGTAGCCATCGTCAacttcatcaacaaggtcatgCTGGGACCCCAGCAGCTACGCAGATGA